In a genomic window of Myxococcales bacterium:
- a CDS encoding FIST C-terminal domain-containing protein produces the protein MRWASAIATTPTTDDACAEVTTAVTRELGGARADLVLVFVTDHHAAGFPTLSRELADSFPGAVIAGCTVGGAIGGGLEIEHRPAVAVTAAHLPGVTAAAYHVGGDPDGWLAPDHDARAVIALPCPMTSPVDRLMAWTDKVWPSAVVVGGLASGGMTGRGRGDNTLFVGDARPNEGAVLITLDGDVAVDTIVAQGCRPVGPPMIVSKGLGNVILELDGQPALAALTAVHAALPPDQRALCRHSLFIGLAPDGARLGRRDVLVRNLVGCDRASGALTVAATVEPGQVVQFHLRDAATSAEDLAELLAEPGAPAAGALLFSCVGRGAALYGAPNHDSAAFARAKGAVPLGGFFCNGEVGPVAGKTFVHGYTSAFALFRKRGALA, from the coding sequence ATGCGCTGGGCCTCGGCCATCGCCACCACCCCCACGACCGACGACGCCTGCGCCGAGGTCACCACCGCCGTGACCCGGGAGCTGGGCGGGGCCCGCGCGGATCTGGTGCTGGTGTTCGTGACCGATCACCACGCGGCCGGGTTCCCGACCCTGTCGCGCGAGCTGGCCGACAGCTTCCCGGGCGCGGTGATCGCCGGGTGCACCGTCGGTGGCGCGATCGGCGGCGGCCTCGAGATCGAGCACCGCCCGGCGGTCGCGGTCACCGCGGCCCACCTGCCCGGCGTCACCGCCGCCGCCTACCACGTCGGCGGCGATCCCGACGGCTGGCTGGCGCCGGACCACGACGCCCGCGCGGTGATCGCGCTGCCGTGCCCGATGACCAGCCCGGTCGACCGCCTGATGGCCTGGACCGACAAGGTCTGGCCGAGCGCGGTCGTCGTCGGCGGGCTGGCGTCGGGCGGCATGACCGGCCGCGGCCGCGGCGACAACACGCTGTTCGTCGGCGACGCCCGCCCCAACGAGGGCGCCGTGCTGATCACGCTCGACGGCGACGTCGCGGTCGACACGATCGTGGCCCAGGGCTGCCGCCCGGTCGGCCCGCCGATGATCGTCAGCAAGGGCCTGGGCAACGTCATCCTCGAGCTCGACGGCCAGCCGGCGCTGGCGGCGCTGACCGCGGTCCACGCGGCGTTGCCCCCGGACCAGCGCGCGCTGTGCCGGCACTCGCTGTTCATCGGCCTGGCGCCCGACGGCGCCCGCCTGGGCCGGCGCGACGTGCTCGTGCGCAACCTGGTCGGCTGCGATCGCGCCAGCGGCGCGCTGACCGTCGCGGCCACGGTCGAACCCGGCCAGGTCGTGCAGTTCCACCTGCGCGACGCCGCCACGTCGGCCGAGGATCTCGCTGAGCTCCTGGCCGAGCCCGGCGCGCCGGCGGCGGGCGCGCTGCTGTTCTCGTGCGTCGGCCGCGGCGCGGCGCTGTACGGCGCGCCCAACCACGACAGCGCCGCGTTCGCCCGGGCCAAGGGCGCGGTGCCGCTGGGCGGGTTCTTCTGCAACGGCGAGGTCGGCCCGGTCGCCGGCAAGACCTTCGTCCACGGCTACACCAGCGCGTTCGCGCTGTTCCGCAAGCGCGGCGCGCTGGCCTGA
- a CDS encoding GNAT family N-acetyltransferase, whose protein sequence is MASMDLAVRVVPKITSVDAAAWDRLDHGPSPFLRHGFLAALEASGSIGKRSGWQPAYILVEADGVLLGAVAAFVKLHSYGEYIFDWAWAGAAERGGIAYYPKLVVAAPITPATGRRILLAPEADRARTTELLAAAVRAVADETGCSSIHWLFCDADEQAALAELGFLPRASFQFHWHNRGYPSWDGFLGALASRKRKQLRKERARVHAAIDGVRWVPGAALTTAQLDNVDRWYRSTTEEHGGHDYLRPGFFHRVAAALPDETWVAEVEVGGKAVAGALFFETPGGLYGRYWGSDVELDCLHFETAYYSGIERCIARGIPLFEAGAQGEHKLVRGFEASPTYSAHWLRHPGLHAAIDDFVARERGAVAQQMTELNAYGPYRQGDDPA, encoded by the coding sequence ATGGCTAGCATGGACCTGGCAGTACGGGTGGTCCCCAAGATCACCTCGGTCGACGCGGCCGCCTGGGACCGGCTGGACCACGGCCCGTCCCCGTTCCTGCGCCACGGCTTCCTGGCGGCCCTGGAGGCGTCGGGCTCGATCGGCAAGCGCTCGGGCTGGCAGCCGGCCTACATCCTGGTCGAGGCCGACGGGGTGCTGCTGGGCGCGGTGGCCGCGTTCGTGAAGCTGCACTCGTACGGCGAGTACATCTTCGACTGGGCCTGGGCCGGCGCGGCCGAGCGCGGCGGCATCGCCTATTACCCGAAGCTGGTCGTGGCGGCGCCGATCACCCCGGCCACCGGCCGCCGGATCTTGCTCGCGCCCGAGGCCGATCGCGCGCGCACCACCGAGCTCCTGGCCGCCGCGGTGCGGGCGGTCGCCGACGAGACCGGCTGCTCGTCCATCCACTGGCTGTTCTGCGACGCCGACGAGCAGGCCGCCCTGGCGGAGCTCGGCTTCTTGCCGCGCGCCAGCTTCCAGTTCCACTGGCACAACCGCGGCTACCCGTCGTGGGACGGGTTCCTCGGCGCGCTGGCGTCGCGCAAGCGCAAGCAGCTGCGCAAGGAGCGGGCCCGGGTCCACGCGGCGATCGACGGCGTGCGCTGGGTGCCGGGCGCGGCGCTGACCACCGCGCAGCTCGACAACGTCGATCGCTGGTACCGATCGACGACCGAGGAGCACGGCGGCCACGACTACCTGCGCCCGGGGTTCTTCCACCGGGTCGCCGCGGCGCTGCCCGACGAGACCTGGGTGGCCGAGGTCGAGGTCGGCGGCAAGGCCGTCGCCGGCGCGCTGTTCTTCGAGACGCCCGGTGGCCTGTACGGCCGCTACTGGGGCAGCGACGTCGAGCTCGACTGCCTGCACTTCGAGACCGCGTACTACAGCGGCATCGAGCGCTGCATCGCGCGGGGCATCCCGCTGTTCGAGGCCGGCGCCCAGGGCGAGCACAAGCTGGTGCGCGGCTTCGAGGCCAGCCCGACCTACTCGGCCCACTGGCTGCGCCACCCTGGCCTCCACGCCGCGATCGACGACTTCGTCGCGCGCGAGCGCGGCGCGGTGGCGCAGCAGATGACCGAGCTCAACGCCTACGGGCCGTACCGCCAGGGCGACGACCCGGCCTGA
- the grxD gene encoding Grx4 family monothiol glutaredoxin — translation MSLAPELRQKIESIIASDAVVLFMKGNRSFPQCGFSAAVVQILDSMVPNYTTVNVLADAAIREGIKAFSSWPTIPQLYVKGEFVGGADIVRQLHASGELQAKLGELVAPAAPPAVTVTPRAAEVLRGALADASAGDVIHLSIDGRYEHGLDIGPREPASATIDAGGITVQVDAASARRAAGVVIDYVDGPGGAGFKIDNPSRPAAVKVIGPKELKALLDSGQVKELFDVRTPAERATATLANSMLLDDAALAHIETLDKATPLAFFCHSGGRSQNAAEHFLQQGWKTVYNLGGGIDAWSVQVDPSIPRY, via the coding sequence ATGAGCCTCGCGCCTGAGCTCCGCCAGAAGATCGAATCCATCATCGCGTCCGACGCGGTGGTCCTGTTCATGAAGGGGAACCGGTCGTTCCCGCAGTGCGGATTCTCCGCGGCGGTGGTCCAGATCCTCGACAGCATGGTGCCCAACTACACCACCGTCAACGTGCTCGCCGACGCCGCCATCCGCGAGGGCATCAAGGCCTTCTCGTCGTGGCCGACGATCCCGCAGCTCTACGTGAAGGGCGAGTTCGTCGGCGGCGCAGACATCGTCCGGCAGCTCCACGCCTCCGGCGAGCTGCAGGCCAAGCTGGGCGAGCTGGTGGCGCCGGCGGCGCCGCCCGCCGTGACCGTGACCCCGCGCGCCGCCGAGGTGCTGCGCGGCGCCCTGGCCGACGCGAGCGCCGGCGACGTCATCCACCTGTCGATCGACGGCCGCTACGAGCACGGGCTCGACATCGGCCCGCGCGAGCCGGCCTCGGCCACGATCGACGCCGGCGGGATCACCGTGCAGGTCGACGCCGCCAGCGCCCGGCGCGCGGCCGGCGTGGTGATCGACTACGTCGACGGCCCCGGCGGCGCGGGCTTCAAGATCGACAACCCCAGCCGCCCGGCGGCGGTCAAGGTGATCGGTCCCAAGGAGCTCAAGGCGCTGCTCGACAGCGGCCAGGTCAAGGAGCTGTTCGACGTGCGCACGCCGGCCGAGCGCGCGACCGCCACGCTGGCCAACTCGATGCTGCTCGACGACGCCGCGCTGGCGCACATCGAGACGCTCGACAAGGCCACGCCGCTGGCGTTCTTCTGCCACAGCGGCGGCCGCAGCCAGAACGCCGCCGAGCACTTCCTGCAGCAGGGCTGGAAGACCGTCTACAACCTCGGCGGCGGCATCGACGCCTGGTCGGTGCAGGTCGACCCGTCGATCCCGCGTTATTGA
- a CDS encoding trypsin-like serine protease, with translation MRVALLAAMVLAVPAASAAPGDEPTSPRTTGVATSVIGGADVPAGQWRDVAAVLFGNQQGCTGVLIAPSVVMTADHCRDPDLNAVLIGTNSLARPSAGELIDVVEQIPGPGAYDVALLILARPSKMPVRLLATGWVQREIVDGAPVALVGYGAIDRDAMRFVDELRAAESTVTDADCSRSAGCDAATRPAGELGAGGGGVDTCPGDSGGPMYLRSPHGAFLAGITSRGYASNQFDCSEGGIYTRPDKAELVAWVEQAIGTELEDGLHPLGEPMRLTYGATRAQRLDPNDPYATAHAWTIVTPPARGTATLADDGTLTITAPPAEEDADDSVLIRATDVADPTRAARVRIALAYRATETDDGGCCSTGSGGGGGPTALATLLVAVITRRRRSCP, from the coding sequence ATGCGCGTCGCGCTCCTCGCCGCCATGGTGCTGGCCGTCCCCGCGGCCAGCGCGGCGCCGGGTGACGAGCCGACCTCGCCCCGGACCACCGGCGTCGCGACCTCGGTCATCGGCGGCGCCGACGTGCCGGCCGGTCAGTGGCGCGACGTCGCCGCGGTGCTGTTCGGCAACCAGCAGGGCTGCACCGGCGTGCTGATCGCGCCGTCCGTGGTGATGACCGCCGATCACTGCCGCGACCCCGACCTCAACGCGGTGCTGATCGGCACCAACTCGCTGGCCCGGCCCAGCGCCGGCGAGCTGATCGACGTGGTCGAGCAGATCCCCGGCCCCGGCGCCTACGACGTGGCCCTCTTGATCCTGGCGCGGCCGTCGAAGATGCCGGTGCGCCTGCTCGCGACCGGCTGGGTCCAGCGCGAGATCGTCGACGGCGCCCCGGTCGCGCTGGTCGGCTACGGCGCGATCGATCGCGACGCGATGCGGTTCGTCGACGAGCTGCGCGCGGCCGAGAGCACCGTGACCGACGCCGACTGCAGCCGCAGCGCCGGCTGCGACGCGGCCACGCGGCCCGCCGGCGAGCTCGGCGCCGGCGGCGGCGGCGTCGACACCTGCCCCGGCGACTCGGGCGGGCCGATGTACCTGCGCTCGCCCCACGGCGCGTTCCTGGCCGGCATCACCTCGCGCGGCTACGCCTCGAACCAGTTCGACTGCTCCGAGGGTGGCATCTACACCCGGCCCGACAAGGCCGAGCTGGTGGCCTGGGTCGAGCAGGCGATCGGGACCGAGCTCGAGGACGGCCTGCACCCGCTGGGTGAGCCGATGCGGCTCACGTACGGGGCCACGCGCGCGCAGCGCCTCGACCCCAACGATCCGTACGCGACCGCCCACGCCTGGACGATCGTCACGCCGCCGGCGCGCGGCACCGCGACGCTCGCCGACGACGGCACGCTGACCATCACCGCGCCGCCGGCCGAGGAGGACGCCGACGACAGCGTGCTCATCCGCGCGACCGACGTCGCCGATCCGACCCGGGCCGCGCGGGTCCGGATCGCCCTGGCCTACCGCGCCACCGAGACCGACGACGGCGGCTGCTGCTCGACCGGGTCGGGCGGTGGCGGCGGACCGACCGCGCTCGCGACGCTGCTCGTCGCGGTGATCACCCGTCGACGGAGGAGCTGTCCATGA
- a CDS encoding DsbA family protein — protein MRAPWLVCVLTLSACVSSGRVHQLETRMAAAEAAQAKGEFELRAALARVEAMLEAMAGTVRDATEVAERSAALEDQLDELSKQLAARPVAPPAPPARRGPDPDQTYGVPVTGYPVRGKATALVTIVRAGEYACPFCEKVRPTLDQIATTYGDKVRIVYRQYVVHPQVATYPAQAACAAHRQGKFWDMDKLLWDETFAKREFEPAQVDALAVRIGLDMRRYAADVGPCLTDVTRDQTELTKFGVGATPAFFINGRFLSGAQPFPAFAALIDEELVKAQAAVKRGVKPAKFYEQEIVKKGLPKL, from the coding sequence ATGCGCGCGCCCTGGCTCGTCTGCGTCCTCACGCTCTCTGCCTGTGTCTCGAGCGGACGGGTGCACCAGCTCGAGACCCGCATGGCCGCGGCCGAGGCCGCGCAGGCCAAGGGCGAGTTCGAGCTGCGCGCCGCGCTGGCCCGGGTCGAGGCGATGCTCGAGGCCATGGCCGGCACGGTCCGCGACGCCACCGAGGTCGCCGAGCGCTCGGCCGCGCTCGAGGACCAGCTCGACGAGCTCAGCAAGCAGCTGGCGGCGCGGCCCGTGGCGCCGCCAGCGCCGCCGGCGCGCCGCGGACCCGACCCCGACCAGACCTACGGCGTGCCGGTGACCGGCTACCCGGTGCGCGGCAAGGCCACGGCGCTGGTGACGATCGTGCGGGCCGGCGAGTACGCGTGCCCGTTCTGCGAGAAGGTCCGCCCGACCCTCGACCAGATCGCGACCACCTACGGCGACAAGGTCCGGATCGTCTACCGCCAGTACGTGGTGCACCCCCAGGTCGCGACCTACCCGGCGCAGGCCGCGTGCGCCGCGCACCGCCAGGGCAAGTTCTGGGACATGGACAAGCTGCTGTGGGACGAGACCTTCGCCAAGCGCGAGTTCGAGCCGGCCCAGGTCGACGCGCTGGCGGTCCGGATCGGCCTCGACATGAGGCGGTACGCGGCCGACGTGGGTCCGTGCCTGACCGACGTGACCCGCGACCAGACCGAGCTGACGAAGTTCGGCGTCGGCGCGACCCCCGCGTTCTTCATCAACGGTCGGTTCCTGTCGGGCGCGCAGCCGTTCCCGGCGTTCGCGGCGCTGATCGACGAGGAGCTGGTCAAGGCCCAGGCGGCGGTCAAGCGCGGCGTCAAGCCCGCCAAGTTCTACGAGCAGGAGATCGTGAAGAAGGGCCTGCCCAAGCTGTGA
- a CDS encoding sulfatase-like hydrolase/transferase gives MSRARSWLADPIAAGMVAGAALAVLEVVGLGAVTRPALAAAALVLAIVAGAITGAASAAAASVAERTRAVGLARAAVEAAPSLAITIPVGDSLFQGAFAATLPGARWAPIALPILGWAALTVAIVVARRLLARGRGGRALVVGALALGAVVIEGGNRALFRSGYPTLHLALVFAAIACLATAVRLAGGQPPWRLRARLVTLAAVAIAAVAVGWGGLRSATDRARVATRGDQLRHLARGARALIDLDGDGSSAILGGGDCDDRDPTRHVGAADLPGNGRDEDCDGVDAVPPPAPVVDVARDASLDAWRARPEVVAARARLRDANLLIVSIDALRADHLTPGDPTVPRLDRLRAESVAFANALAPAAGTDVSMATVATGRWNPFQAIATTLGEALIASGRTTHAILPREVLRYAGETLLTRGWASVDRVVTDGSHRDVGDRITAGATTDRALAFLDGVGPHRFALWAHYFDIHEHAQITIPEALLAQVQGATTPTDRRYRALLGNIDAEVGRLLDELARRGHADDTIVVVFADHGESLGDDPRLPDRHGLVVYHALTHVPVLVRAPGVAPATLAAPVSLVDLPATVLGLLGAGGLPAPDGVDLTDDILGAPAALVARTRTLVMNEQDQWAVVAWPWKLLVRPRDNLTELYDLAADPGERTDLAAREPDRVTDLRGRYGWFPTVPMDRTQAGRRWRERQARPPPAPSPR, from the coding sequence ATGTCGCGCGCGCGCTCGTGGTTGGCTGACCCGATCGCGGCCGGCATGGTCGCAGGCGCCGCGCTGGCCGTGCTCGAGGTCGTGGGCCTGGGCGCGGTGACCCGGCCGGCGCTGGCGGCGGCCGCGCTGGTGCTGGCGATCGTGGCCGGCGCGATCACCGGCGCCGCCAGCGCGGCGGCGGCGAGCGTGGCCGAGCGGACCCGCGCGGTCGGGCTGGCCCGCGCCGCGGTCGAGGCGGCGCCGAGCCTGGCGATCACGATCCCGGTCGGCGACTCGCTGTTCCAGGGCGCGTTCGCGGCGACGCTGCCGGGCGCGCGGTGGGCGCCGATCGCGCTGCCGATCCTCGGCTGGGCCGCGCTGACGGTCGCGATCGTCGTGGCCCGCCGGCTGCTCGCCCGGGGCCGCGGCGGGCGCGCGCTGGTGGTCGGGGCCCTCGCGCTCGGCGCGGTCGTCATCGAGGGCGGCAACCGCGCGCTGTTCCGATCGGGCTATCCGACGCTGCACCTCGCGCTGGTGTTCGCGGCGATCGCGTGCCTGGCGACCGCGGTGCGCCTGGCCGGCGGTCAGCCGCCGTGGCGCCTGCGCGCGCGGCTGGTGACCCTGGCCGCGGTCGCGATCGCCGCGGTCGCGGTCGGGTGGGGCGGCCTGCGCAGCGCCACGGATCGGGCCCGGGTCGCGACCCGGGGCGATCAGCTCCGGCACCTGGCGCGCGGCGCCCGGGCGCTGATCGATCTCGACGGCGACGGCTCGTCGGCGATCCTCGGCGGCGGCGACTGCGACGACCGCGATCCGACCCGCCACGTCGGCGCCGCCGACCTCCCCGGCAACGGCCGCGACGAGGACTGCGACGGCGTCGACGCGGTGCCGCCGCCGGCGCCGGTGGTCGACGTCGCCCGCGACGCGTCGCTCGACGCCTGGCGCGCGCGGCCCGAGGTGGTGGCCGCGCGGGCGCGGCTGCGCGACGCCAACCTGCTGATCGTGTCGATCGACGCGCTGCGCGCCGATCACCTGACGCCCGGCGATCCGACCGTGCCCCGGCTCGATCGCCTGCGGGCCGAGTCGGTGGCGTTCGCCAACGCGCTGGCGCCCGCCGCCGGCACCGACGTGTCGATGGCCACGGTCGCGACCGGCCGCTGGAACCCGTTCCAGGCCATCGCGACCACGCTGGGCGAGGCGCTGATCGCGAGCGGCCGCACCACCCACGCGATCCTGCCGCGCGAGGTGCTGCGCTACGCCGGCGAGACCCTGCTGACCCGGGGCTGGGCCTCGGTCGACCGGGTCGTGACCGACGGCAGCCACCGCGACGTCGGCGACCGCATCACCGCCGGCGCCACCACCGATCGCGCGCTGGCGTTCCTCGACGGGGTCGGCCCGCACCGGTTCGCGCTGTGGGCGCACTACTTCGACATCCACGAGCACGCGCAGATCACGATCCCCGAGGCGCTGCTGGCGCAGGTCCAGGGCGCCACGACGCCGACCGACCGTCGCTACCGGGCGCTGCTCGGCAACATCGACGCCGAGGTCGGCCGGCTGCTCGACGAGCTGGCCCGGCGCGGCCACGCCGACGACACGATCGTCGTGGTCTTCGCCGATCACGGCGAGAGCCTGGGCGACGATCCGCGCCTGCCCGATCGCCACGGCCTGGTCGTCTACCACGCGCTCACGCACGTGCCGGTGCTGGTGCGCGCGCCCGGCGTCGCGCCGGCGACGCTGGCGGCGCCGGTGTCGCTGGTCGATCTGCCGGCCACGGTGCTGGGGCTGCTCGGCGCCGGGGGCCTGCCCGCGCCCGACGGCGTCGACCTCACCGACGACATCCTCGGCGCGCCGGCGGCGCTGGTCGCGCGCACCCGCACGCTGGTGATGAACGAGCAGGATCAGTGGGCCGTGGTCGCGTGGCCGTGGAAGCTGCTGGTGCGCCCGCGCGACAACCTGACCGAGCTGTACGACCTGGCCGCCGATCCCGGCGAGCGCACCGACCTCGCGGCGCGCGAGCCCGATCGGGTCACGGACCTGCGCGGTCGCTACGGCTGGTTCCCGACCGTGCCGATGGACCGGACCCAGGCAGGACGGCGCTGGCGAGAACGACAAGCCCGGCCACCGCCAGCCCCGTCGCCGCGATGA